The following coding sequences lie in one Xylocopa sonorina isolate GNS202 chromosome 15, iyXylSono1_principal, whole genome shotgun sequence genomic window:
- the LOC143430873 gene encoding uncharacterized protein LOC143430873 has protein sequence MGEPSDKEAEQVRKESNKLEPAGEIESASDKCKVVADVSEQETSGQAEVTKNCGKTIECSQSIDETSNARTKVKRKLRSTRRRLNAMISNTSLHFSDTDSEGELTTINSPARSLSYAENEQEKPIICVTSSEAEAAGSTYLSPDDKGPSQRNFTENLTDVDEIYPSESEGEQKESQNGLKAPEDACQGETDLEDFEAEDEAQSMIYVTPRSDIFCEYSAETITTKEGDGPFSVEVRNEMCREDVSQSKLSNGTPEIVVMCDTDEEDVVVSDEDDAQQPCCSHKELPEDLDVLVASQVVMKNINKIENMLIVKDTSDDAISDCHTDVEEVDPNE, from the coding sequence ATGGGAGAACCGAGTGACAAAGAAGCTGAACAAGTGCGAAAGGAAAGCAACAAGCTGGAGCCCGCAGGCGAGATCGAATCCGCCAGCGACAAATGCAAAGTCGTCGCAGACGTTTCCGAGCAGGAAACCAGTGGGCAAGCGGAAGTAACGAAGAACTGCGGGAAAACCATCGAGTGTTCGCAAAGCATCGACGAAACGTCGAACGCGAGAACGAAAGTAAAACGGAAATTAAGATCGACTCGTAGAAGGTTAAACGCGATGATCAGCAACACGTCCTTACACTTTTCTGACACTGATTCTGAAGGAGAGTTAACGACAATTAATTCTCCAGCCAGGTCGTTGAGTTACGCAGAGAACGAACAAGAAAAGCCAATTATCTGCGTAACGTCGAGCGAAGCAGAAGCTGCAGGGTCGACTTATTTATCGCCTGACGATAAAGGCCCGTCCCAGCGTAATTTCACTGAGAATCTAACGGACGTCGACGAGATATATCCAAGCGAGTCGGAGGGCGAGCAAAAGGAGAGTCAGAACGGTTTGAAAGCTCCAGAGGACGCTTGCCAGGGTGAAACAGATCTCGAGGACTTCGAGGCTGAGGACGAAGCGCAATCGATGATCTACGTGACGCCAAGGTCCGACATATTTTGCGAGTATAGCGCAGAGACGATTACGACTAAGGAAGGCGACGGACCGTTCTCTGTGGAAGTGAGAAACGAGATGTGTCGCGAGGATGTCTCGCAGAGCAAACTCTCGAATGGCACGCCTGAGATCGTCGTTATGTGCGACACTGACGAAGAGGACGTAGTTGTGTCGGACGAGGATGATGCGCAGCAACCGTGCTGCAGTCATAAAGAATTGCCAGAGGATTTAGACGTTCTCGTAGCGTCGCAAGTTGTcatgaaaaatattaataagATTGAAAACATGTTGATAGTTAAAGATACCAGCGACGATGCTATTAGCGATTGTCACACAGACGTCGAGGAGGTTGATCCGAATGAATAA
- the LOC143430872 gene encoding bifunctional peptidase and arginyl-hydroxylase JMJD5: protein MKMCDYLITAKLVPWDLIAEAIQNCLPIEMKIHLTTLETKLKTYIENKIIPPIKWTTDALILVDACLDKTWEILNSCHWQFVPIEYRYCYSLCSILKAVLLEYQYDNNIKESTENAILLKSIIQQIDKGILLGAPLPNVSFLLPKIASELNNQTITSLESLHLEELVIDSKNLYDSILPGCSEVAQYVEPSMECFYKEIFVQKKPAILKDCIKHWKALNRWKNIEYLIKVAGNRIVPIEIGSRYTDESWTQQLLNFSEFLQKYVLAKSDQVGYLAQHQLFDQIPELKDDFAIPEYCNFTDNNDAEPDDAQPDINAWFGPSGTISPLHFDPKNNLLCQVFGYKKVILYHPNDSSNLYPYDTRLLNNTAQVDPLNPNYKKWPNFSKTKGYMAYLKPGEMLYIPPKWWHHVTSLTPSFSISFWWN from the exons ATg aaaatgtGTGACTATTTAATTACTGCAAAACTAGTTCCTTGGGATTTAATAGCAGAAGCCATACAGAATTGTTTACCCATTGAAATGAAGATACATTTAACAACATTGGAAACTAAGTTAAAAACCTACATTGAAAATAAAAT AATTCCACCAATAAAATGGACAACTGATGCATTAATTTTAGTTGATGCTTGTTTGGACAAAACATGGGAGATATTAAATTCTTGTCATTGGCAATTTGTTCCAATTGAATATCGCTATTGTTATTCATTATGTTCCATTTTAAAG GCAGTACTGCTAGAATATCAATATGATAATAATATCAAAGAATCTACAGAGAATGCAATTTTATTAAAGAGCATTATACAGCAAATTGATAAAGGTATTTTATTAGGAGCACCACTTCCAAATGTATCTTTTTTGTTACCCAAAATTGCTTCAGAACTAAATAATCAAACTA TAACATCTTTGGAATCATTGCATTTAGAAGAATTAGTTATTGATTCTAAAAATTTGTATGACTCTATATTACCTGGATGTAGCGAAGTTGCTCAATATGTTGAACCATCAATGGAATGCTTTTACAAAGAAATATTTGTACAAAAAAAACCTGCAATATTAAAGG ATTGTATCAAACATTGGAAAGCTCTAAATCGATGGAAAAACATAGAGTATTTAATTAAAGTAGCTGGAAATAGAATAGTACCTATTGAAATTGGATCACGTTATACTGATGAAAGTTGGACACAACAGCTACTGAATTTTTCAGAATTTTTACAAAAATATGTATTAGCAAAAAGTGATCAAGTCGGTTACTTGGCTCAGCATCAGTTGTTTGACCAG ATTCCTGAATTGAAAGATGATTTTGCAATTCCTGAATATTGCAATTTTACAGACAACAATGATGCAGAACCAGATGATGCACAACCAGATATTAATGCTTGGTTTGGGCCCAGTGGTACCATTTCACCCTTGCATTTTGATCCCAAAAATAATTTATTGTGTCAA GTATTTGGATATAAAAAGGTTATTCTGTATCACCCAAATGATTCGTCTAATTTGTATCCATACGATACAAGACTGCTTAACAATACAGCACAAGTTGATCCTTTAAATCCAAATTATAAAAAATGGCCAAATTTTAGTAAAACTAAAGGTTATATGGCTTACTTGAAACCAGGAGAAATGCTCTATATTCCTCCAAAATGGTGGCACCATGTAACTTCTTTAACTCCAAGCTTCTCAATTAGTTTTTGGTGGAATTAA
- the Alg14 gene encoding ALG14, UDP-N-acetylglucosaminyltransferase subunit has translation MYYIYVCIIICLAMGARMYLVMSRTYKRKGRKVIRTNPAKTMIILGSGGHTAEMMRILKYLNPENYSPRIYVHADTDLTSLEKVRDFEKYNTDYKTIKIRRSREIHQSYYTSVYTTIRATIESIPHLWRECPELLLCNGPGTCVPLCALAFLFNLFFIAKITIIFIESFCRVKTLSLTGKILYYIADHHIVQWPDLCKPSNKHNGIHCTFK, from the coding sequence ATGTATTATATTTATGTGTGCATAATTATTTGTCTCGCAATGGGCGCAAGAATGTATCTTGTAATGTCTCGCACGTATAAAAGGAAAGGAAGGAAAGTAATTCGAACTAATCCTGCTAAAACAATGATAATATTGGGATCCGGTGGACATACAGCAGAAATGATGAgaattttaaaatatttaaatcccGAAAATTACTCACCTAGAATATACGTTCACGCTGATACAGATTTAACGAGCCTAGAGAAAGTTAGAGACTTTGAAAAATATAATACGGATTACAAGACAATTAAAATTCGTAGAAGCAGAGAAATTCATCAGTCTTATTATACATCCGTTTATACTACGATTCGAGCAACAATAGAGTCAATTCCTCATTTATGGAGAGAATGTCCGGAGTTACTCTTATGCAATGGACCAGGCACTTGTGTTCCTTTGTGTGCACTagcatttttatttaatttattttttatcgCGAAAATTACTATCATATTTATTGAAAGCTTTTGTAGAGTTAAGACATTATCATTAACAGGAAAAATATTATACTATATAGCTGATCATCATATAGTACAGTGGCCAGATTTGTGCAAACCAAGTAATAAACATAATGGAATACATTGTACTTTTAAATaa